A stretch of Lactuca sativa cultivar Salinas chromosome 6, Lsat_Salinas_v11, whole genome shotgun sequence DNA encodes these proteins:
- the LOC111897440 gene encoding IQ domain-containing protein IQM3: MEVDTSPHTHTTFDRTPKQPPYPLYSDEHHRSLKLDHENSNMGASLFSTLNPSIQPPSPAADVKCQSPTYHSDAAMKLQKVYRGYRTRRLMADSAVVIEELWWQALDFARLNHSTISFFNFQKQESAASRWNRISLNASKVGKGLSLDAKAHKLAFQHWIEAIDPRHRYGHSLHLYYEEWCKADAGQPFFYWLDIGDGRVVDLKECPRSKLREQCIKYLGPQERENYEYVIIEGKIVHVLTGHLLDTKNGEKWIFVTSASNKLYAGEKKKGKFHHSSFLAGGATLAAGRLDVDNGTLKTISPYSGHYRPTDESLKSFLSFLKENGVDLDKVEIKKANEDYENYENKKMSQNGSEIELGNIPVSSDTRESETHDRKPELESLFPVPVGEVVEKKNNGCYKRSLSGGLNSPKADVPKKAILERINSKKAACSYQLGNQLSLKWSTGAGPRIGCIADYPIELRMQALEFTNLSPTPRGNGRMVFPSPKNSGN; the protein is encoded by the exons ATGGAGGTCGACACCAGCCCCCATACACATACAACCTTCGATCGaaccccaaaacaaccaccataTCCTCTATACTCCGACGAACATCACCGTTCATTAAAACTTGATCACGAAAATTCCAATATGGGAGCGTCCTTGTTTTCCACTCTCAACCCCAGCATTCAGCCTCCGTCACCGGCGGCGGATGTTAAATGTCAAAGCCCTACCTATCACTCCGACGCCGCTATGAAGCTTCAAAAGGTCTACAGAGGTTATCGCACCCGTCGCCTCATGGCAGATTCTGCAGTCGTTATTGAAGAACTCTG GTGGCAAGCCCTTGATTTCGCCAGATTAAATCACAGCACAATTTCCTTCTTCAATTTCCAAAAACAAGAATCAGCAGCTTCCCGGTGGAACAGAATCTCTTTGAATGCTTCTAAG GTGGGTAAGGGTTTGTCATTAGATGCCAAAGCTCATAAATTAGCATTCCAACACTGGATTGAAGCT ATTGATCCTAGACACCGATATGGTCATAGCTTGCACTTGTATTATGAAGAGTGGTGCAAAGCTGATGCTGGCCAACCTTTCTTCTACTG GTTGGATATTGGAGATGGACGAGTGGTTGATTTAAAAGAATGTCCAAGATCAAAGCTTCGTGAGCAGTGCATCAAGTATCTTGGACCT CAAGAAAGAGAGAATTATGAGTATGTCATCATTGAAGGCAAAATCGTTCACGTTCTAACTGGACACCTACTCGATACAAAAAATGGAGAAAAATGGATATTTGTCACAAGTGCCTCTAACAAACTTTACGCTGGCGAG AAAAAGAAAGGAAAGTTTCATCATTCTAGCTTTCTCGCCGGAGGAGCTACTTTAGCTGCCGGAAGGCTTGATGTGGACAACGGGACACTTAAG ACTATCTCTCCGTATAGTGGACACTATCGTCCAACTGATGAAAGCCTCAAGTCGTTCTTATCTTTTCTCAAGGAAAATGGTGTCGACCTCGATAAAGTTGAA ATAAAAAAGGCAAATGAAGATTACGAGAACTATGAAAACAAGAAAATGAGTCAAAATGGATCTGAAATTGAACTCGGGAATATTCCAGTTTCTTCCGATACCCGTGAATCGGAAACCCATGATCGCAAACCGGAATTGGAATCGTTGTTTCCGGTTCCAGTTGGTGAAGTggttgagaagaagaataatGGTTGTTATAAAAGGAGTCTGTCTGGGGGTCTTAATAGTCCAAAAGCCGATGTGCCAAAGAAAGCGATACTAGAAAGGATTAATTCAAAGAAAGCGGCATGTTCCTACCAGTTAGGAAACCAGCTTTCTCTGAAATGGTCAACGGGGGCTGGACCAAGGATCGGCTGCATTGCGGACTACCCTATTGAACTGAGGATGCAGGCTTTGGAGTTCACTAATCTCTCTCCAACTCCAAGGGGGAACGGCCGAATGGTTTTTCCATCACCTAAAAATAGTGGTAATTAG